The Streptomyces sp. NBC_00691 genome has a segment encoding these proteins:
- the pglZ gene encoding BREX-2 system phosphatase PglZ, whose amino-acid sequence MAVRPLIDRRIVEALLETELRRARDRRLLLVHARYDSAAPTDFTARIDGRQRPVRVTDQDSVLGIVDAWQRLLAEPEHDRLLVVTSDVPATALGWDLRAHAVGRRSLTVDRAEIVKQLFGAADLDPRVIREAWLLDALIEAEPADGWPRDGSVLTRDAAVKALVGERLGLGRAAGGHALDLDTNALLAWSRTTAGPARFRELAASERDGLTDWLSGVIGSAAPTLLALIADGRGQDAMALGVLGSVLSAPDAPAGTSFALGGLFGSTLRSVDDLPPFTSSVIGALARWIGEAEANSASGAEARQRVYAVLDRADQLAAEAGLGLALRADPLLPSGLKARLRDLAAALATSAEEAEAALNHVLAHQLARLHPASCHAARMAVRVLRWLDEPVPVVASVGQGVSEHFAQWGWVDRALAVLAEGDPLGESVVGQAYHLLIGKARARRAAIDEQFAARLAGWALTASTQAPAGALLIEDVLTTLAVPLAGAGKMAAAPLVLVLDGMSAAIAAQLGDEIDRRVWTEIVPAPQGAEGARRQAAVSMLPSVTTISRASLLSGTATSGKQPAESKGFAALWQRHRRTGTLFHKGRIGGVEGHRLAPELLDALAGDGVVGVVLNTIDDALDHGQEGERTTWRLKDISHLLDLLNAARGYGRPVLLVSDHGHVIDRSSPGRGPVKAAGVQSARWRTGTAGEGEVELSGPRVLAGEGSIVAPWREDIRYTPRKAGYHGGASIAEVTVPVIALVPSQELLPSGWVLLPPEQSVPAWWEPRTDTAAAAEPEASASRRSRKPKEAQAGEGLFAADDVASETPTLGDKVVRTQRYTAQKAFVRRAPDAKAVAAVIDALTAAGGKLTPDAVAAAATAATGRSQRNPEIFVTVVQRLLNVEGYGVINLVDAGRTVELNVPLLHEQFGTERP is encoded by the coding sequence ATGGCGGTGCGGCCGCTCATCGACCGCAGAATCGTCGAAGCCCTCCTCGAGACGGAGCTGCGGCGGGCCAGGGACCGCCGTCTCCTGCTGGTCCACGCCCGATACGACAGCGCGGCCCCCACCGACTTCACGGCCCGGATCGACGGTCGGCAGCGCCCGGTGCGGGTCACCGACCAGGATTCCGTTCTGGGAATCGTCGACGCGTGGCAGCGGCTCCTGGCCGAGCCCGAGCACGACAGACTCCTCGTGGTCACGAGCGACGTGCCGGCCACTGCCCTGGGCTGGGACCTGCGGGCCCATGCCGTCGGACGCCGCAGTCTCACGGTCGACCGGGCGGAGATCGTCAAGCAGCTCTTCGGGGCCGCCGACCTCGATCCTCGTGTGATCCGTGAGGCCTGGTTGCTGGACGCCCTGATCGAGGCCGAGCCCGCCGACGGTTGGCCGCGCGACGGATCCGTCCTCACACGGGACGCCGCCGTGAAGGCACTCGTCGGTGAACGTCTGGGGCTGGGGCGTGCAGCAGGAGGGCACGCCCTCGATCTGGACACCAACGCGTTGCTGGCCTGGTCCCGGACCACCGCGGGCCCGGCTCGCTTCCGAGAGCTGGCCGCATCGGAGCGCGACGGGCTGACCGACTGGCTCAGCGGCGTGATCGGGTCGGCCGCACCCACACTTCTCGCGCTCATCGCGGACGGCAGGGGACAGGACGCCATGGCCCTCGGTGTCCTCGGCTCCGTACTGAGCGCGCCGGATGCTCCGGCCGGAACGAGCTTCGCACTCGGAGGGCTGTTCGGTTCGACCTTGCGTTCGGTGGACGACCTACCGCCTTTCACCTCCTCGGTGATCGGAGCCCTCGCACGATGGATCGGCGAGGCCGAGGCCAACAGCGCTTCGGGCGCCGAGGCACGGCAGCGTGTCTACGCGGTACTCGACCGAGCTGACCAACTCGCTGCCGAAGCCGGACTCGGACTCGCTCTGCGAGCCGATCCCCTGCTGCCCTCGGGGCTCAAGGCGCGCTTGAGAGATCTGGCCGCCGCTCTGGCGACCTCTGCCGAAGAGGCCGAGGCAGCGCTGAACCACGTCCTGGCCCATCAGCTGGCCCGTCTGCACCCGGCCAGCTGCCATGCCGCACGCATGGCGGTGCGCGTCCTGCGATGGCTCGACGAGCCGGTTCCTGTCGTGGCATCGGTGGGGCAAGGCGTCAGCGAACACTTTGCGCAATGGGGGTGGGTCGACCGTGCGCTTGCCGTCCTGGCGGAGGGCGACCCGCTCGGGGAATCAGTTGTGGGCCAGGCGTACCACCTGCTCATCGGCAAGGCCCGTGCCCGGCGCGCGGCCATCGACGAACAGTTCGCCGCCCGACTGGCGGGCTGGGCCCTGACTGCCTCGACACAGGCACCGGCGGGCGCTCTTCTCATCGAGGACGTGCTCACCACTCTCGCCGTACCGCTTGCCGGAGCGGGCAAGATGGCAGCGGCTCCGCTCGTCCTCGTACTGGACGGCATGAGCGCAGCCATAGCGGCGCAGCTCGGGGACGAGATCGACCGTCGTGTCTGGACGGAGATCGTCCCGGCGCCGCAAGGGGCGGAAGGCGCACGGCGTCAGGCGGCCGTGTCCATGCTGCCGTCGGTCACCACCATCAGCAGGGCCTCGCTGCTGTCGGGAACAGCCACGAGCGGCAAACAGCCGGCGGAGAGCAAGGGGTTCGCAGCTCTGTGGCAACGGCACCGGCGCACGGGGACGCTCTTTCACAAGGGCCGGATCGGCGGGGTCGAAGGCCACCGCCTTGCCCCTGAGCTGCTCGACGCGCTCGCCGGCGACGGGGTGGTGGGTGTCGTACTGAACACCATCGACGATGCGCTGGACCACGGGCAGGAGGGGGAACGCACCACCTGGCGGCTCAAGGACATCAGTCACTTGCTGGACCTGCTCAACGCCGCTCGAGGCTACGGCCGTCCCGTCTTGCTCGTCTCCGACCACGGCCACGTCATCGACCGTTCGTCCCCGGGCCGCGGACCGGTCAAGGCAGCGGGCGTGCAGAGCGCCCGCTGGCGCACGGGCACGGCCGGAGAGGGCGAAGTCGAGCTCAGCGGACCGCGCGTCCTGGCAGGCGAGGGCTCCATCGTGGCGCCATGGCGTGAGGACATCAGGTACACACCGCGCAAGGCGGGGTACCACGGTGGGGCGTCGATCGCCGAGGTGACCGTGCCGGTGATCGCCTTGGTACCGTCACAGGAGCTGCTGCCGTCGGGGTGGGTCCTTCTGCCGCCCGAACAGAGCGTGCCGGCCTGGTGGGAACCTCGCACCGATACCGCAGCCGCTGCGGAGCCGGAGGCTTCGGCGAGCCGCCGGAGCCGGAAGCCCAAGGAGGCGCAGGCCGGCGAGGGACTCTTCGCAGCGGACGACGTGGCATCGGAGACGCCGACGCTCGGCGACAAGGTCGTGCGGACCCAGCGGTACACGGCACAGAAGGCGTTCGTCCGCAGAGCCCCGGACGCCAAGGCGGTGGCTGCTGTGATCGACGCGCTCACCGCGGCCGGTGGAAAGCTGACCCCGGACGCGGTCGCCGCCGCCGCGACCGCCGCCACCGGAAGGTCGCAGCGGAACCCCGAAATCTTCGTCACCGTGGTGCAGCGCCTTCTCAACGTCGAAGGTTATGGCGTGATCAATCTGGTGGACGCGGGACGGACTGTCGAGCTGAACGTCCCGCTTCTGCACGAGCAGTTCGGAACGGAGCGCCCGTGA
- the brxD gene encoding BREX system ATP-binding protein BrxD, whose amino-acid sequence MTGVTEVSAARRREVVDALRRGTVPQAGLDLFAVGLDRFAAALDDDLATAARGGSAFHAIRGEYGSGKTFFARWLAERAKRAGLATTEVQISETETPLHRLETVYRRLTERLTTATHQPSALKAVVDSWFYTLEEEILDAGEVADDDEKALAAAVDELMEQRLAEVARTTPAFAAALRGYREARAAGDNATAEALIAWLGGQKSVAASARRAAGVRGDLDHFGAMGFLQGLLTVLRDCGHPGLLVVLDEIETLQRVRGDVREKGLNALRQLLDEIDAGRFPGLFLVITGTPAFYDGQQGVQRLAPLAQRLATDFTTDPRFDSPRAVQLRLAGFDLPSLGELGRNVRDLYAGAARNPERIEERVDDAYLAELALAVTGGLGGKVGVAPRLFLRKLVADVLDRVDEFDEFDPRLHYALTVSSAELNEVERNAAQVDADAIELDLP is encoded by the coding sequence GTGACCGGTGTGACGGAGGTCAGCGCGGCCCGCCGCCGCGAAGTGGTGGACGCGCTGAGGCGCGGCACCGTGCCGCAAGCGGGGCTCGATCTGTTCGCGGTCGGTCTCGACCGCTTCGCCGCGGCCCTGGACGACGACCTCGCGACAGCGGCGCGCGGTGGGTCGGCGTTTCACGCCATCCGCGGTGAGTACGGTTCCGGCAAGACGTTCTTCGCCCGTTGGCTCGCCGAGCGGGCCAAGCGCGCAGGGCTGGCCACCACGGAAGTGCAGATCTCCGAGACCGAGACACCGCTTCACCGCTTGGAGACGGTCTACCGACGTCTCACGGAACGGCTCACCACAGCCACCCATCAGCCCAGTGCGCTCAAGGCGGTGGTCGATTCGTGGTTCTACACCCTCGAGGAGGAGATCCTCGACGCCGGTGAGGTGGCGGACGACGACGAGAAGGCACTTGCCGCGGCCGTCGACGAACTGATGGAGCAGCGACTTGCCGAAGTCGCCCGCACGACACCCGCGTTCGCGGCGGCCCTGCGCGGCTATCGGGAGGCACGGGCTGCGGGCGACAACGCGACGGCCGAGGCGCTCATCGCCTGGCTGGGCGGGCAGAAGTCGGTCGCGGCCTCGGCCCGCAGAGCCGCGGGAGTCCGTGGAGACCTGGATCATTTCGGTGCCATGGGCTTCCTGCAGGGCCTGCTCACCGTGCTGCGCGACTGCGGCCACCCCGGGCTCCTGGTGGTTCTCGACGAGATCGAGACCCTGCAGCGGGTGCGAGGCGATGTACGGGAGAAGGGGCTCAACGCCCTACGGCAGCTGCTGGACGAGATCGACGCCGGACGTTTTCCCGGCTTGTTCCTCGTGATCACAGGGACGCCCGCGTTCTACGACGGCCAGCAGGGCGTCCAACGGCTCGCCCCGCTGGCTCAACGCCTCGCCACCGACTTCACCACCGACCCGCGTTTCGACTCGCCGCGTGCGGTGCAGCTACGCCTTGCAGGCTTCGACCTGCCGAGTCTGGGAGAGCTCGGACGCAATGTCCGCGACCTCTATGCGGGGGCGGCACGGAACCCCGAGCGGATTGAAGAACGCGTCGACGACGCGTACCTTGCGGAGCTTGCCTTGGCGGTCACCGGTGGCCTTGGCGGCAAGGTGGGAGTCGCCCCGCGACTGTTCCTGCGCAAGCTCGTCGCCGATGTACTCGACCGTGTCGATGAGTTCGACGAATTCGATCCGCGCCTGCATTACGCGCTCACCGTGTCCAGCGCTGAGCTCAACGAGGTCGAGAGGAACGCCGCTCAGGTCGATGCCGACGCCATCGAGCTGGACCTGCCATGA
- a CDS encoding DEAD/DEAH box helicase: MSALDDLDPVLTHHIVNSLGWRGLRPLQEEAIGPLMAGEDAILLAPTAGGKTEAASFPLLSRMTAERWQSTSVLYVCPLKALLNNLLPRLETYTSWLGRTAALWHGDVTAGNRKRILNNRPDVLLTTPESLEAMLVSVNVDHKAFFSGLRTIVVDEVHAFAGDDRGWHLLALLERLQKTVGRPVQRVGLSATVGNPEELLHWLQGSGAGKRPARVVAPHLADPSDANPVTQTPPGDIQLDYVGSVDNAARVISSLHHGEKRLVFCESRRLVEELGEKLRLLGITTFLSHASLSVDERRRAEQAFAEARDCVIVSTSTLELGIDVGDLDRVIQIDAPATVASFLQRLGRTGRRADTTRNCLFLALTEDGLLSAAGMLLLWSRGWVEPVIAPPEPRHIVAQQLLALCLQEHQVGDRSWRDWWNGLGPFGQPAEPILRHLVDEGYLDRDGDMLFIGPEAERRFGHRHFMGLTAVFTAPPQFTVLQGRMEIGRTDPDLLTEEVEGPRKLLLAGRSWLVTYIDWRRKRCYVEPTDGGGKAKWSGLGFTRATSFELTRAVREVLLGVDPPVRLTKRATTSLADARDHFIEAVHPGGTLIVRGSSGYTRWWTWAGHRANATLAASLGGVAAPAQRINDCWVRLREDVDPQTWKQALADASGQLCLPEVDARAVKGLKFGEALPARLAESTLAIRFSDLAGAQAVLGEPTRFVADIGT, from the coding sequence ATGAGTGCCCTCGACGACCTGGATCCGGTTCTGACACACCACATCGTCAACTCCCTCGGCTGGCGAGGTCTCCGTCCGCTGCAGGAGGAGGCGATCGGGCCCCTGATGGCCGGCGAGGACGCGATTCTGCTGGCTCCCACAGCAGGTGGAAAGACCGAGGCCGCCTCCTTCCCCCTTCTGTCACGGATGACCGCGGAACGATGGCAGAGCACCTCGGTCCTTTACGTCTGCCCCTTGAAGGCCCTGCTCAACAATCTGTTGCCGCGACTGGAGACGTACACGTCGTGGCTCGGGCGTACCGCCGCTCTGTGGCACGGCGACGTGACCGCGGGAAACCGGAAGCGCATCTTGAACAACCGGCCCGATGTCCTGCTGACGACTCCTGAGTCGTTGGAAGCCATGCTGGTCAGCGTGAACGTCGACCACAAGGCGTTCTTCTCCGGGCTACGGACCATCGTGGTCGACGAAGTGCACGCCTTCGCCGGAGACGACCGGGGGTGGCACCTGCTTGCCCTCCTCGAACGGTTGCAGAAGACCGTCGGACGGCCGGTCCAGCGTGTCGGGCTGTCGGCCACCGTGGGCAATCCGGAGGAACTCCTCCACTGGCTCCAAGGATCCGGGGCCGGTAAGAGGCCGGCTCGAGTGGTCGCGCCCCACCTCGCCGATCCGAGCGACGCGAACCCAGTGACCCAGACGCCCCCCGGCGACATCCAGCTCGACTACGTCGGTTCCGTCGACAACGCGGCCCGAGTGATCTCTTCGTTGCACCATGGAGAGAAGCGGCTCGTCTTCTGCGAATCACGACGTCTTGTGGAGGAGCTCGGGGAGAAGCTGCGCCTTCTGGGAATCACCACCTTCCTCTCCCATGCCTCGCTGTCGGTCGATGAACGGCGACGCGCTGAGCAGGCGTTCGCAGAGGCACGGGACTGCGTGATCGTCTCCACCAGCACGCTGGAGCTCGGCATCGACGTCGGCGATCTCGACCGGGTCATCCAAATCGACGCTCCGGCGACCGTCGCTTCCTTCCTGCAGCGGCTGGGCAGAACGGGGCGGAGGGCAGACACGACGCGCAACTGCCTCTTCCTGGCTCTCACGGAAGACGGATTGCTGTCAGCGGCAGGAATGCTGTTGCTGTGGTCGCGGGGCTGGGTCGAACCGGTCATCGCCCCGCCCGAGCCGCGCCACATCGTCGCCCAGCAGCTCCTTGCACTCTGCCTGCAGGAACATCAGGTCGGCGATCGGTCGTGGCGGGATTGGTGGAACGGGCTTGGGCCCTTCGGGCAGCCCGCCGAGCCGATTCTGAGGCACCTTGTGGACGAGGGGTATCTCGATCGTGACGGCGACATGCTGTTCATCGGACCGGAGGCCGAGCGCCGCTTCGGGCATCGACACTTCATGGGCCTGACGGCAGTCTTCACAGCCCCACCCCAATTCACCGTACTCCAGGGCCGTATGGAGATCGGTCGCACCGACCCGGATCTGTTGACGGAGGAAGTCGAGGGACCGCGAAAGCTCCTCCTGGCAGGCCGTAGCTGGTTGGTCACCTACATCGACTGGCGCCGCAAGCGGTGTTACGTGGAGCCGACGGACGGGGGAGGAAAGGCGAAGTGGAGTGGACTCGGATTCACCCGGGCGACATCGTTCGAATTGACCCGAGCGGTCCGTGAGGTGCTTCTCGGAGTCGATCCTCCGGTGAGGCTCACCAAACGAGCGACGACATCCCTCGCCGATGCGAGAGACCACTTCATCGAGGCAGTGCATCCTGGCGGCACACTGATCGTGCGCGGCAGCAGTGGTTACACACGCTGGTGGACCTGGGCGGGGCACCGGGCCAATGCCACGCTCGCGGCCTCACTCGGCGGGGTGGCCGCCCCGGCACAGCGCATCAACGACTGCTGGGTTCGCCTCAGGGAAGACGTCGACCCGCAGACCTGGAAACAAGCTCTCGCGGATGCGTCGGGGCAGTTGTGCCTTCCCGAGGTGGACGCCCGCGCGGTGAAGGGGTTGAAGTTCGGCGAGGCACTTCCGGCGCGCCTCGCCGAATCGACCCTTGCGATCCGCTTCTCCGACCTGGCAGGCGCACAGGCAGTTTTGGGCGAACCGACGAGATTCGTGGCAGACATCGGAACCTGA
- a CDS encoding DNA/RNA helicase domain-containing protein, whose product MLLRKSAADLKPMTARLGGANSHLTTLLVERYRKRHQGRSNPDPDTGLIASWNNSLPQVIDTLVGCGRDAVEVMLEFDMPGMDSSADVVLAGEHPVTGDLSYVVIELKQWDMARVSPDNPVAVQTGHRGWKLHPVRQVQRYCDYLVQHLAPLHDHSERIAGAALLHNARSEVRELFSLAESLHGRLYTADSLDLFQAFLANRLSPRAGGRAADVLANADVYEPPSSNEAFSRAGSPHPVFALQKEQEMTFQSIRRAVETARSAPRKKVVIVRGGPGSGKTALAVELLRTLRQEGREVVHASGSIAFTSNLRQAAIQFRGRGVSRATADRQAKHDYRFFNSFGKQKENSVPVLICDEAHRIRDRSSGRQVPKWVYERGWPQADELIHAAEVPVFLLDDWQSIGPNEVGSTDYLIERAKACGCDFVVHELPGMYRAGGSAKFRDWVSELLSLKAATPRSWESDGRIDVRLADTPLEMETFLERCIQQKLGDARMMAGFCWEWAKPKDGLRMEVQIEDWHKPWNALVPAPGSGAPPTSEWATDPQGFNQVGCIYTAQNFEFDWSGVIIGPDLVWRDGAFIVDRTKTHDGELRKQRVTDAQVDRLVRNTYHVLLTRARRGVVIYAHDETTRNKLRELIPGTVADSPLTSFSRRKKKPGAYRYAAGRGAQPAPRKAPIWEQEELALD is encoded by the coding sequence GTGCTTTTACGCAAGTCCGCAGCCGATCTCAAGCCGATGACGGCACGTCTCGGCGGTGCGAACAGTCATCTGACGACCCTCCTCGTCGAGCGGTACCGCAAGAGGCATCAGGGCCGCAGCAACCCTGACCCGGACACTGGCCTCATCGCCTCGTGGAACAACAGCCTTCCCCAGGTCATCGATACTCTCGTCGGCTGCGGCCGTGATGCGGTGGAAGTGATGCTGGAGTTCGACATGCCAGGGATGGACAGCAGTGCGGATGTCGTCCTGGCGGGCGAGCACCCGGTCACAGGCGACCTCTCTTACGTCGTGATCGAGCTGAAGCAGTGGGACATGGCCCGGGTGAGCCCCGACAATCCTGTCGCCGTCCAGACCGGCCATAGGGGATGGAAGTTGCATCCTGTACGCCAGGTCCAGCGGTACTGCGACTACCTCGTCCAGCACCTGGCCCCCCTTCACGATCACTCCGAACGCATTGCCGGCGCCGCACTTCTGCACAATGCCCGTTCGGAGGTGCGCGAGCTCTTCTCCCTCGCCGAGAGTCTCCATGGGCGCCTCTACACCGCGGACTCGCTGGATCTCTTCCAAGCGTTCCTGGCGAACCGCCTATCCCCCCGTGCGGGCGGGAGGGCTGCGGACGTGCTCGCCAACGCCGACGTGTACGAACCCCCGTCTTCCAACGAGGCCTTCAGTCGTGCCGGCAGCCCGCACCCCGTCTTCGCGCTCCAGAAGGAGCAGGAGATGACGTTCCAGTCGATCCGCCGCGCAGTCGAGACGGCACGGAGCGCCCCGCGCAAGAAGGTCGTCATCGTCCGAGGGGGCCCCGGAAGCGGAAAGACCGCTCTCGCCGTGGAACTTCTTCGCACCCTCAGACAAGAAGGGCGAGAGGTGGTTCACGCGAGTGGCTCCATCGCATTCACGTCGAATCTCCGGCAGGCGGCGATCCAGTTCCGTGGACGTGGCGTAAGTCGTGCCACCGCGGATCGACAGGCCAAACACGACTACCGTTTCTTCAACAGCTTCGGCAAGCAAAAGGAAAATAGCGTACCCGTCCTGATCTGTGACGAGGCCCACCGAATCCGCGACCGCTCAAGCGGTCGGCAGGTGCCGAAGTGGGTGTACGAACGCGGGTGGCCGCAAGCCGACGAGCTCATTCATGCTGCGGAAGTCCCCGTGTTCTTGCTTGACGACTGGCAGTCGATCGGCCCCAACGAGGTCGGGAGTACTGATTATTTGATCGAACGCGCAAAGGCCTGTGGATGCGATTTCGTCGTCCACGAGCTACCGGGCATGTACCGGGCCGGAGGGAGCGCGAAGTTCCGCGACTGGGTGAGTGAGCTGCTCAGTCTCAAGGCGGCCACACCTCGAAGCTGGGAGTCGGACGGCCGCATCGATGTCCGCCTCGCCGACACCCCGCTGGAGATGGAGACGTTCCTCGAGCGCTGCATTCAGCAGAAGCTCGGGGACGCCCGCATGATGGCCGGATTCTGCTGGGAGTGGGCGAAACCCAAAGACGGTCTGCGCATGGAGGTACAGATCGAAGACTGGCACAAGCCGTGGAACGCCCTCGTTCCCGCGCCCGGTTCTGGCGCACCGCCTACCAGCGAGTGGGCGACAGACCCGCAAGGATTCAACCAGGTGGGATGCATCTACACGGCTCAGAACTTCGAGTTCGACTGGAGCGGAGTCATCATCGGCCCCGACCTGGTGTGGAGGGACGGCGCGTTCATCGTCGACAGAACGAAGACGCATGACGGCGAGCTGAGGAAACAGAGGGTCACGGATGCCCAGGTCGACCGGCTGGTGAGAAATACTTATCACGTGCTCCTGACACGCGCTCGCCGTGGGGTCGTGATATATGCCCACGACGAAACAACACGAAACAAACTCCGAGAACTCATCCCAGGAACGGTGGCGGATTCGCCTCTGACCTCGTTCTCCCGACGCAAAAAGAAGCCTGGTGCCTATCGGTACGCAGCGGGTCGCGGCGCACAACCTGCGCCACGAAAGGCTCCCATCTGGGAGCAGGAAGAACTCGCACTCGACTGA
- a CDS encoding DUF6408 family protein, producing the protein MASGDKKLQRRTWVREIAIGIMTGLVSNLLVKALEVSAQLLG; encoded by the coding sequence ATGGCCTCTGGCGACAAGAAGCTCCAGCGCCGCACCTGGGTACGTGAGATCGCGATCGGCATCATGACCGGCCTCGTCTCCAACCTGCTGGTGAAGGCGTTGGAGGTGTCGGCGCAGCTGCTCGGTTGA
- the aceB gene encoding malate synthase A gives MSAPAPSPLAVVDAEPLPRQEEVLTEAALAFVAELHRRFTPRRDELLARRAERRAEIARTSTLDFLPETAAIRADDSWKVAPAPAALNDRRVEITGPTDRKMTINALNSGAKVWLADFEDASAPTWENVVLGQLNLIDAYARKIDFTDPRSGKSYALKPAGELATVVMRPRGWHLEERHLTFDGRPVPGALVDFGLYFFHNAQRLIDLGKGPYFYLPKTESHLEARLWNEIFVFAQDYVGIPQGTVRATVLIETITAAYEMEEILYELRDHAAGLNAGRWDYLFSIVKNFRDGGAKFVLPDRNAVTMTAPFMRAYTELLVRTCHKRGAHAIGGMAAFIPSRKDAEVNKVAFEKVKADKDREAGDGFDGSWVAHPDLVPIAMASFDAVLGEKPNQKDRLREDVSVAAGDLIAIDSLDAKPTYDGLVSAVQVGTRYIEAWLRGLGAVAIFNLMEDAATAEISRSQIWQWINAGVEFEHAGKTVKATPELARRVAAEELAAIRAEIGEEAFAAGKWQQAHDLLLHVSLDADYADFLTLPAYEQLVG, from the coding sequence ATGTCCGCACCAGCGCCGTCCCCCCTGGCCGTCGTCGATGCCGAGCCCCTGCCGCGCCAGGAAGAGGTGCTCACCGAGGCCGCCCTGGCCTTCGTCGCCGAACTGCACCGGCGGTTCACCCCGCGCCGGGACGAGCTCCTCGCCCGCCGAGCGGAGCGTCGCGCCGAGATCGCCCGTACGTCCACCCTGGACTTCCTGCCGGAGACCGCGGCGATCCGCGCCGACGACTCCTGGAAGGTCGCACCGGCCCCGGCGGCCCTGAACGACCGCCGTGTCGAGATCACCGGTCCGACCGACCGCAAGATGACGATCAACGCGCTCAACTCCGGCGCGAAGGTCTGGCTCGCCGACTTCGAGGACGCCTCCGCGCCGACCTGGGAGAACGTGGTCCTCGGCCAGCTCAACCTGATCGACGCGTACGCCCGGAAGATCGACTTCACGGACCCGCGCTCGGGCAAGTCGTACGCCCTCAAGCCGGCCGGCGAGCTGGCGACGGTCGTCATGCGGCCCCGCGGCTGGCACCTGGAGGAGCGTCACCTCACCTTCGACGGCCGCCCGGTCCCCGGCGCGCTCGTCGACTTCGGCCTGTACTTCTTCCACAACGCCCAGCGGCTGATCGACCTCGGCAAGGGCCCGTACTTCTACCTGCCGAAGACGGAGTCGCACCTGGAGGCCCGCCTCTGGAACGAGATCTTCGTCTTCGCCCAGGACTACGTCGGCATCCCGCAGGGCACCGTCCGCGCCACGGTCCTCATCGAGACCATCACGGCCGCGTACGAGATGGAGGAGATCCTCTACGAACTCCGCGACCACGCCGCCGGGTTGAACGCGGGTCGCTGGGACTACCTGTTCTCCATCGTCAAGAACTTCCGTGACGGCGGCGCCAAGTTCGTCCTCCCGGACCGCAACGCGGTCACCATGACCGCCCCGTTCATGCGCGCGTACACCGAGCTCCTCGTGCGCACCTGCCACAAGCGCGGCGCGCACGCGATCGGCGGCATGGCGGCGTTCATCCCGTCCCGCAAGGACGCCGAGGTCAACAAGGTCGCGTTCGAGAAGGTCAAGGCCGACAAGGACCGCGAGGCCGGCGACGGCTTCGACGGCTCCTGGGTCGCCCACCCCGACCTGGTCCCGATCGCTATGGCCTCGTTCGACGCCGTCCTCGGCGAGAAGCCGAACCAGAAGGACCGTCTCCGCGAGGACGTCTCCGTCGCGGCCGGCGACCTGATCGCCATCGACTCGCTGGACGCGAAGCCCACCTACGACGGCCTGGTGAGCGCCGTGCAGGTCGGCACCCGCTACATCGAGGCGTGGCTGCGCGGCCTCGGCGCCGTCGCCATCTTCAACCTGATGGAGGACGCGGCCACCGCCGAGATCTCGCGCTCGCAGATCTGGCAGTGGATCAACGCGGGTGTCGAGTTCGAGCACGCCGGAAAGACCGTGAAGGCCACTCCGGAGCTGGCCCGCAGGGTCGCCGCCGAGGAACTGGCCGCGATCCGCGCGGAGATCGGCGAGGAGGCCTTCGCGGCCGGCAAGTGGCAGCAGGCGCACGACCTGCTCCTGCACGTCTCCCTCGACGCCGACTACGCCGACTTCCTGACGCTCCCCGCGTACGAGCAGCTGGTCGGCTGA
- a CDS encoding nucleotidyltransferase family protein, whose amino-acid sequence MTTAQDRTPVHPPRVAGLLLAAGGGRRLGGRPKALLPHRGRPLVEYAVGVLRAAGCEVVHVVLGASAEVVRERAELPGCVLVDNPEWAEGMGSSLRAGLDSLAADPRGVDAALVLLVDQPGIGAEAVARVRAAYVSRDSLAAASYDGQRGHPVLFGAGHWAGIAELAVGDRGARDYLAAHRDAITPVDCSDVAEPYDIDTEEDLAHLE is encoded by the coding sequence ATGACAACTGCGCAGGACCGAACACCTGTCCACCCGCCGCGCGTCGCCGGACTGCTGCTCGCCGCCGGGGGCGGGCGGCGGCTCGGCGGGCGGCCCAAGGCGCTGCTCCCGCATCGGGGGCGGCCGCTCGTCGAGTACGCGGTGGGGGTGCTGCGGGCGGCCGGGTGCGAGGTGGTGCACGTGGTGCTGGGGGCGTCGGCGGAGGTCGTGCGGGAGCGGGCGGAGCTGCCCGGGTGCGTGCTGGTGGACAACCCGGAGTGGGCCGAGGGGATGGGTTCCTCGCTGCGCGCGGGACTCGACTCGCTGGCCGCCGATCCGCGCGGGGTCGACGCGGCGCTCGTCCTTCTGGTCGACCAGCCGGGGATCGGGGCGGAGGCGGTGGCCCGGGTCCGGGCGGCGTACGTCTCGCGGGACTCCCTCGCGGCGGCCTCGTACGACGGGCAGCGGGGCCATCCGGTGCTGTTCGGCGCCGGGCACTGGGCGGGGATCGCCGAGCTCGCGGTGGGCGACCGGGGCGCGCGGGACTATCTGGCGGCGCACCGGGATGCGATCACCCCGGTGGACTGTTCGGATGTGGCCGAGCCCTACGACATCGACACCGAGGAGGATCTGGCGCACTTGGAGTGA